The stretch of DNA CCAGCAGCGCCAGGCCGATCGGCAGCGGCGCGAACATCTTCAGCGGTTCGATCGTGGCCGCGCCCGAGGGCAGGTTGCTGTTGGCGGCGATCAACAGGTCGTTGAGCAGGATCAGCGGCGAATTGCCGACCATGGTCAGCGCACCGCCCATCACGATCGCGCAGGCGATCGGCAGCAGCAGCCGCGGCAGGGTCAGGCCGGTGCGCGAGGACAGGCGCGCGGCGACGGGCATGTACAACGCCATCACCGACGGGTTCTGCATGATCGAGGAGTTGATGCCGGCGACCGCGCTGGTCAGCAGCAGCAGCCGGTGCTCGACCCCGTGCGCGCGCCGCAGCAGCCAGCCGGCGAGGCGGTTGAGGGCGCCGGTGCGATCGAGTCCGGCGCCCAGGATCATCGTTGCGATGATGCTGATCACCGCGTTGCCGGAGAAGCCGTTGAACAGTTCGTCCGGCTCGACCAGGCCCGACAGGCCCAGCAGCACCAGCACGACCAGGGCCACGACGTCGGCGCGGATGCGCTCGAACAGGAACATCACCATCGTGAAGCCCACCAGCCCGAGCACGAGCTTCATGTCGGTGGTGAGCGTCAGCGCGGTATCCATGCCGGGGCGTTAGCGACTCTGCTTTTGGGGAACGCGTTTTATGGGACGCGGTCGTAGAGGAGATCCCACACGCCGTGGCCAAGCTTCTGGCCGCGGGTCTCGAAATGGGTCTGCGGTCGCCACTGCGGACGGTCCACGCTGCCGCGCGCACCGGCGCGGTTGCTCAGGCCGGGCGTTGCATCGAGCACATCCCACATCTGTTCGGCATAGTCCTGCCAATCGGTGGCAAGGTGCAAGCGTCCGCCGACCGCGAGCTTGGACACCAGCAGGCGGGCGAACTCGGGCTGGACCAGTCGGCGCTTGTTATGGCGCTTCTTGTGCCAGGGGTCGGGGAAGTAGATGCGGATCTCGTCGAGCGAGCCGTCGGCAATCTCGTTGTGCAGCACTTCGACCGCGTCGTGGTGGTAGAGGCGGACGTGGTCGCTGCCGTCCTCGGCCAGGGCATTGAGCAGGCGGCCGACCCCGGGCGCGTGCACTTCTATGCCGATCAGGTCGCGCTCGTGGTCGTTCTGCGCGGCGAAGCGCAGGGCCTCGCCGTTGCCGAAGCCGATTTCCAGCACGCGCCGGGCCTTGGCGGCCGAAGGTGGCGTCGAAGTCGCGCGGCGCCCCGGCGTAGTCGAGGCCGAAGCGCGGCCACAACTGGTCGAACGCGCGCTGCTGCGCCTCGGTGAAACGCCCCTGCCGCAGCACGAAGCTGCGCACCTTGCGGTGGCCTTCCTCGACGGTGAACGGCTTGGGTGGCGTCTTGCCCTTGGGCGCAGGAGTGCTGGGGTCCGACATCAGCCGATCAATCCATCGACCGGGCTGGAGGCGCTGGCAAAGCGCTTGCGCGGGATGCGTCCGGCCTTGAACGCGGCGCGGCCAGCCTCGACCGCGAGCTTCATCGCGTGGGCCATCAGCACCGGATCCCTGGCGCCGGCGATGGCGGTGTTCATCAGCACGCCGTCGCAGCCCAGCTCCATCGCGATGGCCGCGTCCGAGGCGGTGCCGACGCCGGCGTCGACGATGATCGGCACCTTGGCGTTCTCGACGATCTCGAGCAGGTTGTACTTGTTCTGCACGCCAAGGCCGGAGCCGATCGGCGCGGCGAGCGGCATCACCGCGACACAGCCGATTTCCTCCAGGCGCTTGGCCAGGATCGGGTCGTCGGAGGTGTAGACCATGACCTCGAAGCCGTCCTTGACCAGGATCTCGGCGGCGGCGAGGGTCTGCACCACGTCGGGGTACAGGGTCTTCTGGTCGCCGAGGACTTCCAGCTTGACCAGGTTGTGGCCATCGAGCAGTTCGCGGGCGAGACGGCAGGTGCGCACGGCGTCGTCGGCGGTGTAGCAGCCGGCGGTGTTGGGCAGGATCGTGTAGCGGTCCGGCGGCAGCACGTCGAGCAGATTGGGCTCGCCCGGGTTCTGGCCGATGTTGCTGCGACGAATCGCGACGGTGACGATCTGGGCGCCGGCGGCCTGGGTGGCCAGGCGGGTCTGCTCGAGGTCGGTGAACTTGCCGGTACCGGTAAGCAGGCGCGAGGCGTAGGGCTTGCCGGCGATGACGAGGGGGTCGTTGAGGAGCGGAGCGGTCATCGCACTAGTTTAGCAGCCGGCCCGCGGCGCCCTGCATGCACCGTGTGCACGGGTCGGGCAATTCAGCCGCCGCCCAGCGCGTGCACGATCTCGACCCGGTCGCCGTTGGCCAGTGCGCGTTCGCCGTGGTGGCTGCGCGGCACGATCTCGCTGTTGATCTCCACCGCGACCCGGCGCTCGCCGAGGCCTTCGAGTTGCAGCAGTTGCAGCACCGTGGTGTCGGCCGCGATCGCGCGCGGCTCGCCGTTCAAGAGGATTTCCATGGTGCTATTGTCGCCGCGGCCACGGCACCAGGCCAGTGTCGGCATGCTTTTTGACGCACTGCGGCGTGAGTGTGTCCGGCGCGCATGTTTCGATGCATCCATCCGCGGGCGTATGTGGGTTCCGCGGACCTTCTGCTGTCGCCACCCATCCACTGCTTTCCCACGCCTTCCGACGCCTTTCCAGGGGATTCAATGATGACACCCGTTCGCTCCGTGCTGGCCGCCGCACTGGCGCTGGCAGCCGCACCGGCTTTCGCCCAGAGCCAGCCGTATTCGCAGACCGTCTTCTTCGGTGACAGCCTGACCGACTCCGGTCACTTCCGTCCTGCGCTGGTGCAGGCCGTGGGCCCGTCCGGCGCGCTGCTGGGTCGTTTCACCACCAACCCGGGCCTGGTCTGGGCCGAGTACGTGGCCGGCTACTACGGCAGCAACGCGGCGAGCGACAACCAGGGTGGCAGCAACTACGCCGTCGGCGGTGCCCGCACCGGCACCAACGCCGCTGGCGGCCTCGGCGCGATTCCGTCGCTGCGCACGCAGATCACCAGCTACCTTACCCGCACCGGTGGCAGGGCCGACCCGAACGCCCTCTACACCGTGTGGGGTGGCGCCAATGACCTGTTCGCCGCAGCCACGGTGCCGGCGCAGGCCCAGGCGATCATCGGCGCAGCGGTAACGGCCCAGGTCGGCAACGTCGCCGCGCTGGAGAGCGCCGGCGCCCGCTACGTGCTCGTGCCGACGGTGCCGGACCTCGGCCTGACGCCGCAATTTCGCGCCGGCGGCGCCGTCGCGCAGGCGCAGGGCACGGCGCTTTCGACCGCCTACAACAACGCTCTGTTCGCCGGGCTGGCTTCGGCCAACCTGCGGGTGATTCCGCTCGACACCTTCCACCTGCTGGGCGAGATCATCGCCAACCCGGCGCCCTACGGCCTGACCAACGTCACCGGCGTGGCCTGCCGCACGCAACCTGCGCCGGCAGGCGACTCCTCGCTGTTCTGCAATCCGGCTTCCTATGCCGCGCCGAACGCGCCGGACACGTATGCCTTCGCCGATGGCGTGCATCCGTCCTCGAAGGCGCACGCGATCCTCGGTGACTACGCCGTCTCGGTCCTCGAAGGCCCGCGCCAGCTGGCCGTGCTGCCGCATTCGGAAGCCGTCATTGGCCGCGCCCGCGCTGACCGCGTGGCCGCCCAGATCGACGCGCGTCCGGAAGGCGAGGGCATGCGCTGGTGGGGCGACGTGCGCGGTGACTTCCAGCGCTACGGCGATGGCGACAACTACGACGGCATGGGCCCGGCGCTGAGCTTCGGCCTCGACTGGGCCAGCGGCAACCTCGTGTACGGCGGCTTCGCCGGTTACGGCCAGCAGAAGATGGACTGGGGCAACAACCGCGGCGAGTTCGACCAGGACGACGCCACCCTCGGCGGCTACCTGGGCTGGACCAGCGGTTCGGCGTGGATCAACGGCCAGCTGAGCTACAACTGGGTCTCCTACGACGTCGAGCGCCGCATCAAGCTTGGCCCGACCTCGCGCACCCACACCGGTTCGCCTGACGGCACCAACCTCAGCGCCGGTTTCGCCGCGGGCTGGAACTTCGGCGAGGGTTCGCTCAAGCACGGCCCGGTGGTGCAGGTGCTGTCGCAGACGATCGAAGTCGACGGCTACGACGAGAACAGCACCGAGGCCACGGCCCTGACCTTCATGGACCGTGACTACGACTCGCTGATCGGCAGCGTCGGCTGGAAGGTCGACTACACCATCAACGAGCACCTGAGCCCGTACGCCCAGCTCACCTACGACCACGAGTTCGAGGACAACGACGACGAAGTCTTCGCCCGCCTGCGTTCGATGCCTGGCACGGGAGCGTTCGCCGTCCCCGGTACCCAGTACGACCAGGACTACGGCACCCTGGTGTTTGGCGCGCGCACCGAGTTGTTCGGCCTGGCGACCAACATCGGCACCAGCGTGACGGTGGGCCAGAAGGGCGGCAATGACGCGACCGTGTTCGTCAGCCTTGGCGGCGGGTTCTGACGGCTGGTCTGACCGGTTGTCACTGCGTGTCTGAATGACATGCTCGAGCAGTGAAGAAGTTGCGGTTCCTCCGGCAGATCGTGCCGGAGGAACCGCTGTTTCGCGGGTCCGGATCCGGGTCCCGTGGCTTTTTCCAGCAGCTTTACTCCCGCTGTATCCGGGGCATAGACTTCCCGCCACGCGGGTGTAGTTCAATGGTAGAACTGCAGCTTCCCAAGCTGCTAGCGTGGGTTCGATTCCCATCACCCGCTCCACACATTTGCAGCGGCGGCCTCCTTTAAAGTGGCCGCCGCTTTTGCCTTTCAGCGGCCCACCCCCGGAGGCCCGATGGCATCGAAGATCGTATTGGGTTGGCGCGAGTGGGCTTCCTTGCCGGAGCTTGGCATCGCGCGCCTGCGCACCAAGGTCGACAGCGGCGCGCGCAGTTCGGCGCTGCACGTGGACGCGCAATGGCGTTTTTCCGAGGGCGGCGCGCCGTGGGTCGGCTTCAGGATCAGCCCGGGCGAGCGCGCCGGCATCATCGAGGCGATGGCGCCGATCTACGACGAGCGCGAGGTCACCGATTCCGGCGGCCACTGCACCCGGCGGGTGTTCGTCCGCACGGTGCTGTCGCTGGCCGGCATCGAGCGGGTGGTTGAAATCAATCTGTCGGATCGGCGCGGCATGCTGTTTCCGATGCTGTTGGGCCGTACTGCGCTGGCGAGGGTGTTCACCGTCGATCCCGCGCGCTCATTCCTGCACGGCCGCCTGCCCATTTCGGGCGCGATCGTGCCCATCGTGAAATCAATGCAATGAAACTGGCGATCCTCTCGCGCAACAGCAAGCTTTACTCGACCCGGCGCCTGGTCGAAGCCGCGCGTGAGCAGAACCACAGCGTGCGCGTGCTCGACCCGTTGCGCTGCTACATGCGCATCGCCAGCGACGGATTCAGCATGCACTACAAGGGCCGGCCCATCGCCGGCTACCAGGCGGTGATCCCGCGTATCGGCGCCTCGGTGACGCGCTACGGCTCGGCGGTACTGCGCCAGTTCGAGCTGATGAACTCGGTCACCCCCAATTCCTCCGACGCGATCCTGCGTGCCCGCGACAAGCTGCGCTGCCACCAGTTGCTGGCGGCCGAGCACATCGGCTTGCCGACCACGGTGTTCGGCGACAACCCAGACGACACCGGTGACCTGCTGTCGATGCTCGGCGCGCCGCCGCACGTCATCAAGCTCAATGAGGGCACCCAGGGCGCCGGAGTGATGCTGACCGAGAAGCTGTCGGCCTCTCGCGGCGTGATCGAGGCCCTGCGTGGTCTCTACGCCAACTTCCTGGTGCAGGAGTTCATCGAGGAGGCGCGCGGCGCCGACGTGCGCTGCTTCGTCGTCGGCGGTCGCGTCGTGGCGGCGATGAAGCGGCAGGCGCCCAAGGGTGACTTCCGCTCCAACCTCCATCGCGGTGGTTCCGCCAAGGGCGTGCGCGCCAGCGCAGCCGAACAGGATGTCGCCATTCGCGCTGCACGCGTGCTCGGACTTGGCGTCGCCGGTGTCGATCTCATTCGCAGTGCACGCGGCCCGCTGGTGCTCGAAGTCAACTCGTCGCCGGGCCTGGAAGGCATCGAGGATGCGAGCGGGGTGGACGTGGCCGGAGAGATCATCAGCTACGTCGCCGATCGGCTGAAACGCAGAATCGCGAAAAAGGCCGCCTCGCGTTGATTTTGGAAGTTGACGACAGATAGCGGCACTTTGACCGGTATTTGTCGAAATTGAAGGCGCCTATCAGAAGTCGTCCTTCCTCATAACGAAAAGTTAACGGACGTTTTTAACGACCGTTTAATCGAATTCGGCGTAGCCTGTCGGTACCGCAGCACTGCCGCTCTACCAAGTCAGTACCTGGTCGAAGCAGGTTACGGTAATCGGGGCAATACCCTTTTGGCCCAGGCGCGGTGGCCCCGCGCTTGGGCCTTTGTTTGTCTGCGCGAAGCGCATCGCGGCGTGTGCAACAGGTGACTGGAGCACACGACGGCTCTGGCAGAATCGTTAAGATCGTTAAGATCGTTAAGTCAGGGACACCGCGGCCCCCCGGTCGCCGCAGTCGCCGCTGCAACTTAGAAGACGTTCGACGGTCGAAAGCCCCACTACCCAGGAAGGTCCAGTCATGCGCATCCTCGTCATCGAAGACAACCAGGACATCGCCGCCAATCTCGGCGACTTTCTCGAGGACCGCGGTCATACCGTGGATTTCGCCGCCGATGGCGTCACCGGCCTGCATCTGGCCGTGGTCCACGACTTCGACGCCATCGTGCTCGATCTGAACCTGCCGGGCCTGGACGGCCTGGAGGTCTGCCGCAAGCTGCGCAACGAAGCGCGCAAGCAGACCCCGGTGCTGATGCTGACCGCGCGCGACAGCCTCGAGAACAAGCTGGCCGGTTTCGACTCCGGCGCCGACGACTACCTGATCAAGCCGTTCGCGCTGCAGGAGGTCGAAGTCCGACTGAATGCGCTGTCGCGACGCGGTCGCGGCGTGCAGACGCGCGTGCTCAATACCGCCGACCTCGAATACAACCTCGACACCCTGGAAGTCCGTCGCCAGGGCAAGCTGCTGCAACTCAATCCGACCGCGCTGAAGATCCTGCAGGCGCTGATGGAGGCCTCGCCGGCGGTGGTCACGCGACAGGAACTGGAAACGCGCGTCTGGGGCGAGGAACTGCCCGACTCCGACAGCCTGCGCGTGCACATCCATGGCCTGCGTGCAGTGGTCGACAAGCCGTTTGAAGTCCCCTTGATCCAGACCCGCCATGGCATCGGTTACCGCATCGCCGCCCCAGACAACGGCTGAGCCCATGGCGGTCGCCGAAGAGCCCCAGCGTCCGCCGAGCAGGACCCCAGGCAGGACTCGCTTCCGGCGGCAGCTGCGCAGCCGCATCATCCTTGCGTTCGTGCTGCTGGGCTTCGGCCTGACGGCGCTGTTCGCATGGGCGACGAACTGGACCCGGAACCGGGTCGAGAACCAGATCATCGAAGACGTGATGAACCGCAACATCGACGTTGCGGCGCGTCAGTTCGAGCAGAATCCGGACAACCCGCAGTTCGCGGTCGACCAGATCCGTGCCTACGTCTACACCTCCGACAAGTTCGACTCGGTGCGCGTCAACTGGCCGGAGTGGTACGAGCTTGCCGACGGCATCTACGGCATGACCGGCGTGGATCCCGACGGCAATTCGTTCTCCTACAAGCTGGCGGTGCGCAAGACGCCCAAGGCGTGGTTCTTCCTCGCCTACGACATGTCGCAGGCCACGCGCGGCGAGACCCAGTTCCAGCGGGCGATCTGGGCGTCGGTGTTCCTGTTCACCGTATTGTCGTTGCTGGTCGGCTGGTGGTCGGCCTCACGCGTGATGAGCCCGGTCTCGGAACTGGCCAACCGCCTCAAGCTGTCCGGGCGAAGTTCGGAGCCGGAGAACCTCGCATCGCACTTCCCGGACGACGAGGTCGGCCAGCTCGCCGAAGCGCTCGACGACTACGCCGAGCGCCTGACCGAAGTGGTCCAGCGCGATCGCGAGTTCAACGCCGACGTCAGCCATGAGTTGCGCACGCCGCTGGCGGTGGTGAAGGGCGCGGTCGAGCTGCTGCTGTCGCGCCCCGGTGTCGACGACAAGACCCGCAACCGACTGCTGCGCATCCAGCGCGCCGAGCAGCAGTGCACCGACCTGATCAGTGCCTTGCTGCTGCTGTCGCGCAATGAGCGCGGCCATGGCGCCACCGATGTCGCGCGAGTCGCCGAGCAGTTGCTCGACGCCCACCGTGCCCAGCTCGGCGGCAAGCCGCTGGAGTTGCGCGTGGAGGGTGAGCAGGGCCTGATCGTGGACGCTCCCGAAGCAGCCGTCTCGGTCGCGCTGGGCAACCTGATCGGCAATGCCGTCAAGTACAGCAACGAAGGCGAAGTGGTGGTGCGGCTGGGCAGGAAGTCGGTCGCGGTGATCGACTCCGGTCCGGGACTGAGCGCCGAGGATGCCGCCAAGCTGTTCGAACGTGGCTACCGCGGCACCCATGCCGCGCACTCGCAGGGCGGCGGCATCGGCCTTTCGATCGTGCGTCGCCTGTGCGCGCTGTATGGCTGGGAAGTGCAGGTGCGTCCGGGCGAGCAGCGCGGCGTGGTTGCCACGCTCGCATTCGCCGACGACGTATTCCCGCGCGT from Lysobacter arenosi encodes:
- a CDS encoding thiazole synthase, producing MTAPLLNDPLVIAGKPYASRLLTGTGKFTDLEQTRLATQAAGAQIVTVAIRRSNIGQNPGEPNLLDVLPPDRYTILPNTAGCYTADDAVRTCRLARELLDGHNLVKLEVLGDQKTLYPDVVQTLAAAEILVKDGFEVMVYTSDDPILAKRLEEIGCVAVMPLAAPIGSGLGVQNKYNLLEIVENAKVPIIVDAGVGTASDAAIAMELGCDGVLMNTAIAGARDPVLMAHAMKLAVEAGRAAFKAGRIPRKRFASASSPVDGLIG
- the thiS gene encoding sulfur carrier protein ThiS yields the protein MEILLNGEPRAIAADTTVLQLLQLEGLGERRVAVEINSEIVPRSHHGERALANGDRVEIVHALGGG
- a CDS encoding autotransporter domain-containing protein; translation: MAAALALAAAPAFAQSQPYSQTVFFGDSLTDSGHFRPALVQAVGPSGALLGRFTTNPGLVWAEYVAGYYGSNAASDNQGGSNYAVGGARTGTNAAGGLGAIPSLRTQITSYLTRTGGRADPNALYTVWGGANDLFAAATVPAQAQAIIGAAVTAQVGNVAALESAGARYVLVPTVPDLGLTPQFRAGGAVAQAQGTALSTAYNNALFAGLASANLRVIPLDTFHLLGEIIANPAPYGLTNVTGVACRTQPAPAGDSSLFCNPASYAAPNAPDTYAFADGVHPSSKAHAILGDYAVSVLEGPRQLAVLPHSEAVIGRARADRVAAQIDARPEGEGMRWWGDVRGDFQRYGDGDNYDGMGPALSFGLDWASGNLVYGGFAGYGQQKMDWGNNRGEFDQDDATLGGYLGWTSGSAWINGQLSYNWVSYDVERRIKLGPTSRTHTGSPDGTNLSAGFAAGWNFGEGSLKHGPVVQVLSQTIEVDGYDENSTEATALTFMDRDYDSLIGSVGWKVDYTINEHLSPYAQLTYDHEFEDNDDEVFARLRSMPGTGAFAVPGTQYDQDYGTLVFGARTELFGLATNIGTSVTVGQKGGNDATVFVSLGGGF
- a CDS encoding ATP-dependent zinc protease family protein; the protein is MAAAFAFQRPTPGGPMASKIVLGWREWASLPELGIARLRTKVDSGARSSALHVDAQWRFSEGGAPWVGFRISPGERAGIIEAMAPIYDEREVTDSGGHCTRRVFVRTVLSLAGIERVVEINLSDRRGMLFPMLLGRTALARVFTVDPARSFLHGRLPISGAIVPIVKSMQ
- the rimK gene encoding 30S ribosomal protein S6--L-glutamate ligase, translated to MKLAILSRNSKLYSTRRLVEAAREQNHSVRVLDPLRCYMRIASDGFSMHYKGRPIAGYQAVIPRIGASVTRYGSAVLRQFELMNSVTPNSSDAILRARDKLRCHQLLAAEHIGLPTTVFGDNPDDTGDLLSMLGAPPHVIKLNEGTQGAGVMLTEKLSASRGVIEALRGLYANFLVQEFIEEARGADVRCFVVGGRVVAAMKRQAPKGDFRSNLHRGGSAKGVRASAAEQDVAIRAARVLGLGVAGVDLIRSARGPLVLEVNSSPGLEGIEDASGVDVAGEIISYVADRLKRRIAKKAASR
- a CDS encoding response regulator transcription factor, whose protein sequence is MRILVIEDNQDIAANLGDFLEDRGHTVDFAADGVTGLHLAVVHDFDAIVLDLNLPGLDGLEVCRKLRNEARKQTPVLMLTARDSLENKLAGFDSGADDYLIKPFALQEVEVRLNALSRRGRGVQTRVLNTADLEYNLDTLEVRRQGKLLQLNPTALKILQALMEASPAVVTRQELETRVWGEELPDSDSLRVHIHGLRAVVDKPFEVPLIQTRHGIGYRIAAPDNG
- a CDS encoding sensor histidine kinase; amino-acid sequence: MAVAEEPQRPPSRTPGRTRFRRQLRSRIILAFVLLGFGLTALFAWATNWTRNRVENQIIEDVMNRNIDVAARQFEQNPDNPQFAVDQIRAYVYTSDKFDSVRVNWPEWYELADGIYGMTGVDPDGNSFSYKLAVRKTPKAWFFLAYDMSQATRGETQFQRAIWASVFLFTVLSLLVGWWSASRVMSPVSELANRLKLSGRSSEPENLASHFPDDEVGQLAEALDDYAERLTEVVQRDREFNADVSHELRTPLAVVKGAVELLLSRPGVDDKTRNRLLRIQRAEQQCTDLISALLLLSRNERGHGATDVARVAEQLLDAHRAQLGGKPLELRVEGEQGLIVDAPEAAVSVALGNLIGNAVKYSNEGEVVVRLGRKSVAVIDSGPGLSAEDAAKLFERGYRGTHAAHSQGGGIGLSIVRRLCALYGWEVQVRPGEQRGVVATLAFADDVFPRV